The following proteins come from a genomic window of Lycium ferocissimum isolate CSIRO_LF1 chromosome 4, AGI_CSIRO_Lferr_CH_V1, whole genome shotgun sequence:
- the LOC132054330 gene encoding uncharacterized protein LOC132054330, which yields MGSLQSDHRLVSGSQNAFVRERKISDACPISNEALDWRRKSGEPGFLLKLDIEKAFDEGNCGLFFSSKGHYTGWSLSPFLFTLEIEGIRKVLQKASSFLVIGLTVLLI from the exons atgggTTCCCTTCAATCAGATCATAGATTGGTGTCAGGAAGTCAGAATGCATTTGTAAGAGAAAGGAAAATCTCAGATGCTTGTCCTATTTCTAATGAAGCACTAGACTGGAGGCGTAAGAGTGGAGAACCAGGGTTTTTATTGAAGCTAGACATTGAAAAGGCTTTTGACGAA GGGAACTGTGGGCTTTTTTTCTCCTCAAAGGGGCATTACACAGGGTGGTCTCTCTCACCTTTCTTATTCACCTTGGAAATCGAGGGAATCAGAAAAGTTCTTCAAAAAGCTAGTTCTTTTCTTGTCATTGGATTGACTGTCCTTTTAATATAG